Below is a genomic region from Geoglobus acetivorans.
TCATTCCGGCCAGAGCATCCCTCGCACCCGTGTGATCCACCGCAGGCCCTGCAACAACAGCTATTTTACCTCCGTTCCTCTTCAAATTAACGATTTCATTCGCTATCGCCTTTATCACGTTTGGAGTTGGTCTTTCAGTCGAGACGTGCCCGCCCATGAACTCAAATGTTGTCGACTTTCTCGGTCTCTCTGGAGGGATTATCTTGACACCCTTCTCGCCAACCAGAACGAGGTCTCCTCGCTTTATCTCATTGAGGAACCTGCAGCAAGCACTTTTTCTTTCAGGATCCACAACAATGACTCTGTCCATTCCAATGTCCTCCACCTCAATCCATTCGCCGTTCAGCCTTACGAAGGTGGGATTGTTTGTGGTTACGTAGAATCCATCGGGAAGCACCCTGTCATCGGGGGCCTCAGCAAATTCGGCATCCTCAGCATCGGCAACCCTCGCACCGAGTTTGTGAAGTTCCTTCAGAAGCTCATCCAGATGGTTCTCATCCCTCCCAAAAACGATGAGCCTGGCGTAGCTGGTATCCTCTTTCCTTTTTCCAATCCTGAATTCTGTTATCTCAAATTCACCGTCAAGGTCGAGAATCAGGTCAAGAACCTTTGGCAGTATGTTGGAATCTATAAGATGGCCCTCAAATTCAACCTCTCTTGCTATCATCAGGCAGAGTTTGATGGAGAATACAAAAACATTTTTGTTAAAAATTTGGAAAGTTCAGACGTTTCTATCCACCCATCTCTTCAGCTCGGCTTTCGGAAGTGCTCCAACAACCTTGTCAACAGGTCTGCCATCCTTGAAGAAGATCAGAGTCGGAATTCCTGTGATCCCATACCTGCTGGCGATCATCGGATTCTCGTCGGTGTTCAGCTTTGCAAATACAACCCTGCCGGCATACT
It encodes:
- a CDS encoding ornithine cyclodeaminase codes for the protein MIAREVEFEGHLIDSNILPKVLDLILDLDGEFEITEFRIGKRKEDTSYARLIVFGRDENHLDELLKELHKLGARVADAEDAEFAEAPDDRVLPDGFYVTTNNPTFVRLNGEWIEVEDIGMDRVIVVDPERKSACCRFLNEIKRGDLVLVGEKGVKIIPPERPRKSTTFEFMGGHVSTERPTPNVIKAIANEIVNLKRNGGKIAVVAGPAVDHTGARDALAGMIRDGYVDVLLSGNALAVHDMEISIFGTSLGMDIRTGRPVPGGNRHHIHTISKIIAAGGIKQAVEKGIVRDGIMYECVRNNVPFILAGSIRDDGPLPEVITDTMEAKKAMKNALKGVNMVIMLASMLHSIAVGNLLPSVVKTICVDSNPSTVTKLVDRGSHQAIGIVTDVGLFLPELYENIKELEKEG